A genome region from Streptomyces antimycoticus includes the following:
- the fabF gene encoding beta-ketoacyl-ACP synthase II, with product MNSTNRTVVVTGVGATTPLGGDASTTWEALLAGRSGVNLLEEEWAAELPVRIAAKIAVEPGTVIPRPQARKLDRSAQFALIAAREAWADAGFTAKAGEDPSVDPDRLGAVVASGIGGVTTLLDQYDVLREKGVRKVSPHTVPMLMPNGPAANVGLEVGARAGVHTPVSACASGAEAIGYAIEMIRTGRADVVVAGGTEASIHPLPIVAFGNMMAMSKNNDDPQGASRPFDVDRNGFVMGEGSGAIVLESAEHAAARGARVYAQAVGQGISADAHHITQPEPSGNGIAHALQNLVQNTGLNGSEVAHVNAHATSTPQGDVAEIKALRKVFGDDVDQMAISATKSMTGHLLGGAGGVETVASVLALYHRIAPPTINLVSPDPEADADFVTGEPRSLPGQGPIVALNDSFGFGGHNVVLAFRTV from the coding sequence GTGAACTCGACCAATCGCACCGTGGTCGTCACCGGTGTTGGTGCCACGACGCCGCTGGGTGGCGACGCCTCAACGACCTGGGAGGCCCTGCTGGCCGGCCGGTCCGGCGTCAACCTCCTGGAGGAGGAATGGGCGGCCGAGTTGCCGGTCCGCATCGCCGCGAAGATCGCGGTGGAGCCGGGCACCGTCATCCCTCGCCCGCAGGCCCGCAAGCTCGACCGATCGGCGCAGTTCGCCCTGATCGCGGCCCGTGAGGCATGGGCGGACGCGGGCTTCACCGCCAAGGCGGGCGAGGACCCGTCGGTCGACCCCGACCGGCTCGGCGCGGTCGTGGCTTCCGGCATCGGCGGGGTGACCACCCTGCTCGACCAGTACGACGTCCTGCGCGAGAAGGGCGTCCGCAAGGTCTCCCCGCACACCGTGCCGATGCTGATGCCCAACGGCCCGGCGGCCAACGTGGGCCTGGAGGTCGGCGCCCGCGCCGGCGTCCACACGCCGGTCAGCGCGTGCGCGTCCGGCGCGGAGGCCATCGGCTACGCCATCGAGATGATCCGCACCGGCCGCGCCGATGTGGTCGTCGCGGGCGGCACCGAGGCGTCCATCCACCCGCTCCCCATCGTCGCGTTCGGCAACATGATGGCGATGTCCAAGAACAACGACGACCCGCAGGGCGCCTCGCGCCCGTTCGACGTCGACCGCAACGGCTTCGTGATGGGCGAGGGCTCGGGCGCCATCGTCCTGGAGTCGGCGGAGCACGCCGCCGCGCGCGGCGCCCGGGTGTACGCGCAGGCGGTCGGCCAGGGCATCTCGGCCGACGCCCACCACATCACCCAGCCGGAGCCGTCCGGCAACGGCATCGCGCACGCGCTGCAGAACCTGGTGCAGAACACCGGCCTGAACGGCTCCGAGGTCGCGCATGTCAACGCGCACGCGACCTCGACGCCGCAAGGCGATGTGGCCGAGATCAAGGCGCTGCGCAAGGTCTTCGGTGACGATGTGGACCAGATGGCGATCTCCGCCACCAAGTCCATGACGGGGCATCTGCTGGGCGGCGCCGGCGGTGTGGAGACGGTGGCCAGCGTGCTCGCGCTGTACCACCGGATCGCCCCGCCGACGATCAACCTGGTCTCCCCGGACCCGGAGGCGGACGCGGACTTCGTGACCGGCGAGCCCCGGTCGCTGCCGGGTCAGGGCCCGATCGTCGCGCTGAACGACTCGTTCGGCTTCGGCGGCCACAATGTGGTGCTGGCCTTCCGCACGGTCTGA
- a CDS encoding NAD(P)-dependent oxidoreductase: MTEQLPATSVAVLGTGIMGSGMARNLARSGLDVRAWNRTRSKAEPLGQDGVRVTDTPAEAVDGADVVLTILYDGAAALETMRQAAPALRPGAVWAQATTAGLEAMESLAAFAHEKDLLLIDSPVLGTKQPAESGQLLVLAAGPHSVRPVVWPVFDAIGSRTVWVGDSAEGAAATRLKLVLNSWVLNVTHATAEAVALAKGLGVDFQGFLDGVEGGPLDNGYMRVKSGQLFRGDLEPSFATKTAEKDARLIVEAGERAGVRLDLAAAGQERFRRAIEAGHGDEDMVASYFASFDGEAP; encoded by the coding sequence ATGACCGAACAACTCCCGGCAACGTCCGTCGCGGTCCTCGGCACCGGCATCATGGGCTCCGGCATGGCCCGCAACCTCGCCCGCTCCGGGCTCGACGTCCGTGCGTGGAACCGCACCCGGTCCAAGGCCGAGCCGCTCGGCCAGGACGGCGTACGCGTCACCGACACCCCGGCCGAGGCCGTGGACGGCGCCGATGTCGTCCTGACGATCCTCTACGACGGCGCCGCGGCCCTCGAGACGATGCGGCAGGCCGCCCCCGCGCTGCGCCCCGGGGCCGTATGGGCGCAGGCCACCACGGCGGGGCTGGAGGCGATGGAATCGCTCGCCGCGTTCGCCCACGAGAAGGACCTCCTTCTCATCGACTCGCCCGTCCTCGGCACCAAGCAGCCCGCGGAGAGCGGACAGCTTCTGGTGCTGGCCGCCGGCCCCCACTCCGTCCGCCCGGTCGTCTGGCCGGTTTTCGACGCCATCGGCAGCCGTACGGTGTGGGTCGGCGACAGCGCGGAGGGCGCCGCCGCCACCCGGCTCAAGCTGGTGCTCAACAGCTGGGTCCTGAACGTCACCCACGCCACCGCCGAGGCGGTCGCCCTCGCCAAGGGGCTGGGCGTGGACTTCCAGGGCTTCCTGGACGGGGTGGAGGGCGGACCGCTGGACAACGGCTATATGCGGGTCAAGTCGGGCCAGCTCTTCCGGGGCGACCTCGAGCCCAGCTTCGCGACCAAGACCGCCGAGAAGGACGCCCGGCTGATCGTGGAGGCCGGGGAGCGCGCCGGAGTGCGGCTGGACCTGGCGGCCGCGGGCCAGGAGCGGTTCCGCCGCGCCATCGAGGCGGGTCATGGCGACGAGGACATGGTGGCCTCGTACTTCGCCAGCTTCGACGGCGAGGCCCCCTGA
- a CDS encoding DUF3145 domain-containing protein — MTTRGVLYVHSAPRALCPHVEWAIAGVLGVRVTLDWIKQPAANGTWRAEFSWQGEVGTASKMASALRGWHLLRFEVTAEPCATAEGERYSSTPELGIFHAVTGMHGDILIPEDRLRAALARSVRGESDLEAEIAKLLGKPWDDELEPFRYAGEGAPVRWLHQVV; from the coding sequence GTGACGACACGTGGAGTTCTGTATGTGCACTCCGCTCCGCGCGCGCTGTGCCCGCATGTCGAATGGGCCATCGCGGGCGTCCTCGGCGTGCGTGTCACCCTCGACTGGATCAAGCAACCCGCGGCGAACGGCACCTGGCGTGCCGAGTTCTCCTGGCAGGGTGAGGTCGGCACGGCCTCCAAAATGGCGTCCGCCCTGCGCGGCTGGCATCTGCTGCGCTTCGAGGTGACCGCCGAGCCCTGCGCCACCGCCGAGGGCGAGCGCTACAGCTCCACCCCCGAACTGGGCATCTTCCACGCCGTCACCGGAATGCACGGCGACATCCTGATCCCCGAGGACCGGCTGCGCGCCGCCCTCGCCCGCTCCGTCCGCGGCGAGAGCGACCTCGAGGCGGAGATCGCCAAACTGCTCGGCAAGCCCTGGGACGACGAACTGGAGCCGTTCCGCTACGCGGGTGAGGGCGCCCCCGTCCGCTGGCTGCACCAGGTCGTCTGA
- a CDS encoding SGNH/GDSL hydrolase family protein, whose protein sequence is MRVSATRRKHAAAASSTTRTVVRPTPRTTSRTGRRAAGRTAGRTGVVLFTTAAVLSSAGCFGSSDDPSRHGPTRAGKTPGAKRTIVWNTRPSSIASLGDSITRGFDACSVLSDCPEVSWSTGTDVQSLAQRLLPATTARSGTHSWNFAKTGAVVADLPGQIEAAAARKPKLITVMIGANDACRDSVDEMTSTEQFRSTFTSALTRLRRDLPKTQVYVASVPDLKRLWSEGRKNVFGRQIWKLGICPSMLKDSEHLDAASNDRRQRVADRVTEYNKVLKDVCGRDVLCRYDPAVHEYRFTTSELSKWDWFHPSKAGQAQLADMAYRRITASAP, encoded by the coding sequence ATGCGGGTCAGCGCGACACGCCGGAAACATGCGGCGGCCGCTTCCTCGACCACGCGTACGGTCGTGCGCCCGACCCCGCGCACCACGTCGCGCACTGGCCGCCGCGCGGCCGGGCGCACCGCCGGACGCACCGGCGTGGTGCTGTTCACCACCGCCGCCGTGCTGAGCTCGGCGGGCTGTTTCGGCAGCTCGGACGACCCCTCCCGGCACGGTCCGACCCGCGCCGGGAAGACCCCCGGCGCCAAGCGGACGATCGTCTGGAACACCCGGCCGAGCTCGATCGCCTCCCTGGGCGACTCCATCACCCGCGGCTTCGACGCCTGTTCGGTGCTCTCCGACTGCCCCGAGGTGTCCTGGTCCACCGGCACCGATGTGCAGAGCCTCGCCCAGCGGCTGCTGCCCGCCACCACCGCCCGCTCGGGCACCCACAGCTGGAACTTCGCCAAGACCGGCGCGGTCGTGGCCGACCTCCCCGGCCAGATCGAGGCGGCCGCGGCCCGCAAGCCGAAGCTGATCACCGTGATGATCGGCGCCAATGACGCCTGCCGGGACTCGGTCGACGAGATGACCTCCACCGAGCAGTTCCGCTCCACCTTCACCTCGGCGCTCACCCGGCTCCGCCGTGACCTGCCGAAGACCCAGGTGTATGTGGCCAGCGTGCCGGATCTGAAGCGGCTGTGGTCGGAGGGGCGGAAGAACGTCTTCGGCAGGCAGATCTGGAAGCTGGGCATCTGCCCGTCGATGCTGAAGGACTCCGAGCACCTGGACGCCGCCTCCAACGACCGCCGCCAGCGGGTGGCGGACCGGGTGACGGAGTACAACAAGGTGCTGAAGGACGTCTGCGGGCGCGATGTGCTGTGCCGGTACGACCCGGCGGTGCACGAATACCGCTTCACCACCTCCGAGCTGAGCAAGTGGGACTGGTTCCACCCCAGCAAGGCAGGCCAGGCGCAGCTGGCCGACATGGCCTACCGCCGCATCACCGCTTCCGCGCCCTGA